The window CTGCCACGTCCCgcgccagggctgggcagcgccTCTGTCCTGCCCCACGGGCCTTcgtcctgcctctgcagctgtccccacggggcagggctgtgccggcgcccgcctctgcccgcagcctgggcagcagcgggcactcaggctgtttctcctctctctcttgccGCAGCTCCCGGGCGCTGAAGGAGCTCTGGCTCAGCGCGCTCCTTGGGTAAGCCCAAGCCTGGGGGTCCGTGCTCACACCAGGGAGGGTGGAGGGATGCTCGAGGCATAGTAGCCCGACCATGCGCACGGAAATCCCCCTCCGGAGCTGGGGAGAGGTAGCTGGGGTCTCTCTCACAGGGCTctttctctgccccttcccctggcaCAGGCCACCAGAAGGAGTGGAAGGAGCCCGGCTGACCCAGCTGCCCTCCATcaagctcctgctgcaggagctgagcggCCGCAATGCCGTGAGTGTCCCTCCTGCCTCCGCTCTGCCCAGCCCCgaggctgctccagcccagcatcAGGTGCATGGCTGCTTCTCAccttctgctctcttttccccttgccCAGGCCACGACGCTGCAcgccagcagcctgcagaggctggtCCAGGGCCAGGCACAGGTGCGGATCGCGCGGATCGCACGGCTCGGGGTGCCAGCTCGGCCGTCCCCACCTCTCACGCAGGGCCAGGGGCCGAGGCAGCTCGCCGGGGAGGCCCTTTCTGCTGCGGGGCCGCTCGCTGAGCGCAGCGCCTTTCTTGCAGGCTGGTGCAGAGCAGCGGCCACCTCCCGTCCCCTCCGGCGGCAGCAGCGAACGTGGCCTTGGCCCCTCGGCTGGTGAGTGCGGATGCAGAAGACGGGGGCAGGACggcccttctcccctcctctgcccggCGGCCACTCCTGCTGCactggcgctgctgctgcccttcccgCAGGGCACGGCCGTCCCCATCGCTCTGCGGCGGGACAGAGCTGAGCCCCGGGGCCCCTCGCTCCCAAACGGCgcccctctgcctctgcctctgcctctgcctctgccttgcTTTCAGCGGCGGGGGGACAGCGCCCAGAGGCCCCGGGAGCGCTCGCCCggcgcttctcctcctccacggCTCTTTGCTCTCTTGTCCTTGGCAGCAGGCGGGAcccgcaggaggaggagggggctgccctggcccttcGCACGGCGGCGAGGCAGCTCGGCCGCTGCAGAGGCAGCCGGGCAGTCGGGCTCTGGCGGCAGGGGGGCTCTCTTcggccagcccctggcagctctctgcagccaggACGGCACGCTGCCCCAGCCCATCCAGGTAAGCAAGCCTGGCCAGGGGGTGCCCATCCCGCTGGCTCCTGCGGACAGGCGCTGTCCCCGGCAGAGGAAGCCCGGCTGGGGCTCGGGGACAAAGCCGGCTCCTCCCCGCGGGggtcccccacctccagccacCCCTCTGTCCCGCCCCGGGGAAAGCAGAGCCGGCCACACTGGCTCCTGCcccggagggagggagggagggagggagggagggagggaggaaggaaggaaggaaggaaggaaggaaggaaggaaggaaggaaggaaggaaggaaggaaggatcaCCTGTCCCAGGGCCTGTCTCCAGCCCGGCCACTGtcctcctctgtcccctcccgCAGGACCTGCTGGCTCTCCTGGCCGAGCACGGGCCATCCACGGAGGGGA of the Grus americana isolate bGruAme1 chromosome 1, bGruAme1.mat, whole genome shotgun sequence genome contains:
- the LOC129214917 gene encoding uncharacterized protein LOC129214917 isoform X1; protein product: MAASHLLLSFPLAQATTLHASSLQRLVQGQAQAGAEQRPPPVPSGGSSERGLGPSAGECGCRRRGQDGPSPLLCPAATPAALALLLPFPQGTAVPIALRRDRAEPRGPSLPNGAPLPLPLPLPLPCFQRRGDSAQRPRERSPGASPPPRLFALLSLAAGGTRRRRRGLPWPFARRRGSSAAAEAAGQSGSGGRGALFGQPLAALCSQDGTLPQPIQDLLALLAEHGPSTEGIFRLAVKEHVSRELREALDSGAEVHLESQPVHVLAVLLKDFLRKIPSKLLGAELYEEWMSALQKTSRQEKLAALRE